Proteins encoded together in one Pontiella desulfatans window:
- a CDS encoding arylsulfatase has translation MMKKISLIVSGLVAAVSIQAAEQPNIVYMMLDEWGYYEMSNLGHPLLETPNMDQFRKEGMRFTQMLAGSVVCAPTRATLMLGKHSGHTSVRMNSGSTPIRAEDVTLAKVIKDAGYAVGGFGKWGIGDRGTEGVPEKHGFDIFYGYYNQGHAHSYYPDCLIKNSELVPLKGNTNHAFKGETFSQYLIHDEAKKFIREHAGKRPFFAYLPYTPPHAYYGIPENDPDYLKYKDKDWDAPPHHRNPKVAPPDEAHRYAAFVSMMDRQLGEILAILKEAGVDDNTIVILTGDNGGSCKPFTSKKYPHGFFGPNKDPKTGVVFRLGKGHVYEGGLRVAYLVRWPGKIKANSTSDHLGYFPDAFPTLATLAGAQIPEDIDGISFLPTLLGQDDQQKKHDYLYWEYKGQVAVRQGDWKLITDSEYQKKELYNLASDVSESNNIAEQHPEIVARLMGLAKESHIPEVNGKILDKSKMWKGKNKPKAYLE, from the coding sequence ATGATGAAGAAAATTAGTTTGATAGTCAGTGGTCTTGTAGCGGCGGTTAGCATCCAGGCTGCTGAACAGCCTAACATTGTGTATATGATGCTGGATGAATGGGGCTATTACGAGATGTCAAATCTGGGTCATCCGCTTCTGGAAACACCAAATATGGATCAATTCAGAAAAGAGGGCATGCGTTTTACGCAGATGCTGGCAGGATCCGTCGTATGTGCGCCCACACGCGCAACCCTTATGCTCGGGAAGCATTCCGGTCATACCAGTGTGCGGATGAATAGCGGTTCGACTCCGATTCGCGCTGAAGATGTGACACTGGCAAAAGTGATCAAAGATGCCGGTTATGCCGTGGGCGGTTTCGGCAAATGGGGGATTGGCGATCGTGGTACCGAAGGAGTCCCTGAAAAGCACGGCTTTGACATTTTCTACGGTTACTACAATCAGGGCCATGCACATTCCTACTATCCGGACTGTCTGATAAAGAACAGTGAACTTGTTCCGCTGAAGGGAAACACAAATCATGCATTCAAAGGGGAAACTTTTTCTCAGTATCTAATTCACGATGAGGCCAAGAAGTTTATTCGTGAACACGCGGGTAAACGACCTTTCTTTGCTTATCTCCCCTATACACCACCTCATGCTTATTACGGAATTCCTGAGAATGATCCGGATTATTTGAAATACAAAGATAAAGACTGGGATGCTCCGCCTCATCACAGAAATCCGAAGGTTGCTCCGCCGGATGAAGCTCATCGTTACGCAGCATTTGTATCTATGATGGACCGACAGCTTGGTGAAATTCTAGCCATCCTGAAAGAAGCCGGAGTGGATGATAATACCATCGTTATCTTGACGGGCGATAATGGGGGGAGTTGTAAACCGTTCACCAGCAAAAAGTATCCGCATGGCTTTTTTGGCCCCAACAAAGATCCTAAAACGGGCGTTGTGTTTCGCTTAGGAAAAGGGCACGTCTATGAAGGGGGATTGCGGGTTGCTTATCTGGTGCGCTGGCCCGGGAAAATAAAAGCGAATTCGACCTCGGACCACCTCGGATACTTCCCCGATGCTTTTCCCACCCTCGCGACGTTGGCCGGGGCGCAAATTCCTGAAGACATCGATGGTATATCTTTTCTGCCAACCCTGTTGGGGCAGGATGACCAACAGAAGAAACATGATTATCTGTACTGGGAATACAAGGGGCAGGTAGCGGTGCGTCAGGGGGATTGGAAGCTGATAACCGATTCAGAATATCAAAAAAAGGAGCTGTATAATCTCGCAAGCGATGTGTCCGAATCAAACAACATTGCAGAACAGCATCCTGAGATCGTTGCGCGGCTTATGGGTCTTGCAAAAGAATCTCACATCCCGGAAGTAAATGGCAAAATCCTCGACAAATCAAAAATGTGGAAAGGTAAAAACAAGCCCAAAGCATATCTTGAGTAA
- a CDS encoding sulfatase family protein → MKKRTLLLIAGLFSLALSVSAAQKPNVVVFFMDDLDFSGMGAGYDLMEFSSCERLAGGEPEFPVIVTPHTDKLVEQSLIFDQFFITSPVCSPSRFSLLTGKYASTAYNLKNDFLPGQTVHMLDWSPHVKLGQYTLPGMFKSAGYRTGIVGKLHCEDSYYAMSALYKKYTKENPLSPEASAELTAGYLNFVKEIKELYQCDYADRIYFDNAESGYFPRPLKAFNLDWCTEGALEFLETGKDEPFFLYFSVNYPHGVSGAGVHRFSEEARRKTPLGMLEQIPGVLPDIEVARQQIRDAGGNPNATDSLTMVDHALGAIETKLRETGNYENTIFIYLSDHQKLAKNNPHGATHVPFVIRWPAKFKKQWRSDALCANIDVLPTLAEIVGAKIPAQAKIDGQSFAPLLLGEKEFKGRDSVLLEINYARALIEGDYKYIEYFAPDKVRNAIASGKTEIYKKTKKERRVGWHGMRYYVERYYPNYFDPVQLVNLKKDPFEKVNLADNPEYQPTIKKMRAELLAEIERLKIEQKNWSKK, encoded by the coding sequence ATGAAAAAGAGAACCCTATTATTAATCGCCGGACTATTTAGTTTGGCACTTTCAGTATCCGCCGCTCAAAAGCCGAATGTGGTTGTCTTTTTTATGGACGACCTGGACTTTTCGGGGATGGGTGCTGGTTATGATCTGATGGAGTTTTCGTCATGTGAACGGCTGGCGGGCGGCGAGCCGGAATTCCCGGTGATTGTCACGCCGCACACGGATAAGCTGGTGGAGCAGTCGCTGATTTTTGACCAGTTTTTCATCACCTCGCCCGTCTGCTCGCCCTCGCGTTTCTCGCTGCTCACCGGCAAATATGCTTCGACCGCGTACAACCTGAAAAACGATTTTTTACCCGGTCAGACGGTGCATATGCTCGACTGGTCGCCGCACGTGAAGCTGGGGCAGTATACGCTGCCCGGAATGTTCAAGTCCGCCGGATACCGCACGGGGATTGTCGGGAAACTGCACTGCGAGGACAGCTATTATGCGATGAGTGCCCTGTATAAGAAATACACCAAAGAAAACCCGCTGAGCCCGGAGGCGTCGGCGGAGCTGACGGCGGGGTACTTGAACTTTGTTAAAGAGATCAAAGAGTTGTATCAATGCGATTATGCGGATCGGATTTATTTCGACAACGCCGAGTCCGGTTACTTCCCCAGACCGCTAAAAGCATTCAACCTGGATTGGTGTACGGAGGGGGCGCTCGAGTTTCTTGAAACAGGCAAGGACGAGCCGTTCTTCCTCTATTTTTCAGTGAACTATCCGCATGGCGTGTCCGGGGCGGGAGTTCACCGATTCAGCGAAGAGGCGCGGCGCAAAACCCCGTTGGGGATGCTCGAACAAATTCCGGGCGTTTTGCCGGATATCGAAGTCGCGCGCCAACAGATCCGCGACGCGGGCGGGAATCCGAACGCGACTGATAGCTTGACGATGGTGGACCACGCGCTCGGTGCGATTGAGACCAAACTGCGCGAGACCGGAAATTACGAAAACACGATTTTTATTTATTTGAGCGACCACCAAAAGCTGGCCAAGAACAATCCACACGGCGCGACGCACGTGCCGTTCGTGATCCGCTGGCCCGCAAAATTCAAGAAGCAGTGGCGCAGCGATGCGCTCTGCGCGAACATCGATGTGCTGCCGACGCTGGCCGAAATCGTCGGTGCAAAAATCCCCGCCCAAGCGAAGATCGATGGCCAAAGTTTTGCGCCGTTATTGCTCGGCGAAAAGGAGTTCAAAGGACGCGACTCGGTGCTGCTGGAAATCAATTACGCGCGCGCTTTGATCGAAGGCGACTATAAATATATCGAATACTTCGCGCCGGATAAGGTCCGCAATGCGATTGCGAGCGGAAAAACCGAGATTTATAAAAAGACCAAAAAAGAGCGACGTGTGGGTTGGCACGGCATGCGGTATTATGTCGAGAGATATTACCCGAACTATTTCGACCCGGTCCAGCTGGTCAATCTGAAAAAAGATCCCTTTGAAAAGGTTAATCTGGCGGACAACCCGGAATATCAGCCGACAATCAAAAAGATGCGCGCCGAGCTGCTCGCTGAAATTGAACGCCTGAAAATCGAGCAAAAAAACTGGAGTAAGAAATGA
- a CDS encoding sulfatase family protein → MKKSAFLLIAVLLAAMGSAHAMTAAEKKPNFIVIIADDLGYADMSFLPQAPADVKKFKTPGFDRLASSGTYFANAYSTCPICSSSRAGIITGRYQQRWGNYWYGNGGLPLNEQTIPEALLKAGYTTAKYGKTHMNGGPKHLPTLHGFEEYLGYLKHTWDYIRLSEKDRDAVMSRKRLEGKPLTHMGSNVVGPLVSVNGLGASYDQIEEVSFEDGFITEVLTDKAVEFIKRDKGDKPFYLHVAHNAVHYPTFIVEESWAKKTGARYVPWDRDAEEWGYPYWEPNHGSSAKFLVKWGHMGEIDPEGRRCYLANLLALDHSVTRILDALEESGQRENTVVVLISDNGGTINTYANNTPLSGFKYMFGEGGIRIPMLVSMPGTIPQNQVNDKAIVSSMDLFPTFVDLAGQEIPANLDGKSLIPLVKGERDTQHEWLAWAMSRDSWVIRKGKWKLTNNVGWKHKDFDVLPNGDVAEAAEEYVYPNEPQLFNLDADIGETKNLIEQNPEIAKELRALYAEWDKQMPGPLTKKGEPVKHQIRPSQETQKKR, encoded by the coding sequence ATGAAAAAGAGCGCGTTTTTATTGATCGCCGTGTTGCTGGCGGCCATGGGTTCGGCTCATGCGATGACGGCGGCGGAGAAGAAGCCGAACTTTATTGTGATCATTGCGGATGACTTGGGTTATGCCGATATGTCCTTTTTGCCGCAGGCACCGGCCGATGTGAAAAAGTTTAAAACCCCGGGATTTGACCGGCTGGCCTCGTCGGGAACCTATTTCGCGAATGCATACTCAACATGCCCGATCTGCAGCTCCTCGCGCGCGGGGATCATTACGGGCCGCTATCAGCAGCGCTGGGGGAACTACTGGTACGGAAACGGCGGGTTGCCTCTGAATGAGCAGACCATTCCGGAAGCGCTCCTCAAAGCGGGGTATACGACGGCCAAATACGGGAAAACCCACATGAACGGCGGGCCCAAGCATCTTCCGACCTTACATGGATTCGAGGAATACTTGGGCTACTTAAAGCACACCTGGGACTACATCCGTCTGAGTGAAAAGGACCGGGATGCCGTCATGTCCCGCAAGCGCCTCGAGGGCAAGCCGCTGACTCATATGGGTTCGAATGTCGTGGGGCCGCTGGTATCCGTCAATGGACTCGGCGCGAGTTACGATCAGATCGAAGAGGTTTCGTTTGAGGATGGCTTTATCACCGAGGTGCTGACGGATAAGGCGGTTGAATTCATCAAACGCGACAAGGGCGATAAGCCGTTCTACCTGCATGTGGCCCATAATGCGGTTCACTATCCGACCTTTATCGTCGAGGAGAGCTGGGCCAAAAAAACAGGTGCGCGCTACGTGCCTTGGGATCGCGATGCCGAGGAGTGGGGCTACCCGTACTGGGAGCCGAACCATGGGTCGTCCGCTAAGTTTCTCGTTAAATGGGGGCATATGGGCGAGATTGATCCGGAAGGGCGTCGTTGCTATCTGGCCAACCTGCTTGCGCTGGATCACAGTGTCACCCGCATCCTCGATGCGCTGGAGGAGAGCGGGCAGCGGGAAAATACCGTGGTGGTGCTCATTTCAGATAACGGCGGCACCATCAATACCTATGCCAACAATACCCCGTTGAGCGGCTTCAAATATATGTTCGGCGAAGGCGGGATCCGTATTCCGATGTTGGTCAGCATGCCGGGCACGATTCCGCAGAACCAAGTGAACGACAAAGCGATTGTTTCCTCAATGGACCTGTTCCCGACGTTTGTTGATCTGGCGGGGCAGGAGATCCCCGCCAACCTCGACGGAAAAAGCCTCATCCCGCTGGTTAAAGGCGAGCGCGATACCCAGCACGAATGGCTGGCCTGGGCGATGAGCCGCGACTCGTGGGTGATCCGTAAAGGAAAATGGAAGCTGACGAATAACGTGGGCTGGAAGCACAAGGATTTCGATGTGCTGCCCAACGGCGATGTGGCGGAAGCTGCCGAAGAGTACGTGTATCCGAACGAGCCACAATTGTTTAATCTGGACGCGGATATTGGCGAAACAAAAAATCTGATCGAGCAGAACCCCGAGATCGCGAAGGAATTGCGCGCCCTCTATGCCGAATGGGATAAGCAGATGCCGGGTCCGCTGACCAAAAAAGGCGAGCCCGTAAAGCATCAGATCCGCCCCTCGCAGGAAACGCAAAAGAAGCGTTGA